The nucleotide sequence ATTTTCCTGAACTTTTTATGATTTCCAATGAATAAGTACATACAAGCACTCTTACATAAATAGGTCTCTCAAATGCAATGATTTTTCGTTTTTGATACAAGAGACTGGAATCCCAATTTACCTACATACAAACAGAACATAATTACAAGAAGAAAGTTTATCTAAGTcagatttcttaatttttattaaatccaaaaactgcaggaaaaaaaaatcacaagtttCTAAgtacatataaaaacaaatcagcTAAAATAGAATGGTTGTCAAATTAAAACTCGGTTTCCATaaattttccttccctgctaTTGCCCACAGTGTCATCAGAAATCCTACAAGTGCTTTAGAAATTGATTTCATCTTATCAATATGATAGTAAACCATAAGTTTACTATGtaaaaaagcaaactgtttAGGCACAAGGTGGCAGAAGACATAAGCACAAATATCAACCATGCTTCCTTAATCTGTAAGTCTAAATCAAAATGTGCTAAAGACCTGCATGGTATTGTATTCAGAATGTCAGAGCTCACTCAGTGAAATAAGGGAtcaaaaattttattattactttttaaaatgtttacagttctgtgtgtcttttttccttccataaaACACAGAGAAGCTGCTTCAGGCAGTGGTATAGCTTACTGTTCAGTGCCAGTGTTTTGGCTAGAGGAGCGGTAAAGGTGACAAAATGGTTCCAGCACCAGAGAATGAGAAGTAGAGAAGCTGTAGTGTGAAAAAGACTGGTTAATATTTGTGTTGCCAGTGTAATTAATAGTTTTGCAACCACCTGCTAAGATAGCATGACAACCAGTCACATGCTACTTGAAGATATCGGCTGGGCTAGGTCATCTCAAGACAGCAAGTATCAAGGTGAACAACTAATGCTTGCTGCTCTTTTAACTAGACCTAAAGGAACTGTCAAAGTTAAATAGTAAGGAAATTAAAACGAGAGTTGTTACATATTCTAGATTTTACCTTTTACCCATCATTCGATACTTGCCATTCTAATAACAGGTGCAGTTCCACTGTCAttcataaatacaaaattttatttgcacTTCATTAGTTTAGAAAGACCACAATGTTTTTCAATACCACAACATTCAGGACACACCAAGTTATTCAAATATGTAACTACTGATTTACCACAGCTAAACTAAACagtgcattttaataaaagatataCCAAAGATATAATTCACAAATTCATTATCAGACAAAAACCTAACACAGTATTTGCTTGATGGGAATATTTTCCACcattaggaaagaaaatcatttcacCTTAATTTCCCCTCCCCCAACCCTACAGATGTCCAGacaaatacacacatatattccttaacacaggaaaatgcattaccttaatttttttttttaaagaatttgtcTAGGACAGCAGCATTGCTTTTTATACCTTCTTTTAGAGCTTGAATATATCTccattcttttatttaaactaaTTGATTCTTGCAATTAAGTTTATGCTTATGCAGAAAATTATATATGCAATTTGAGAGTGCAATCTTAGATCTGCACCAGATGTGATGTCTTAGTACACAAAGAAAGGGTTCagcattaaacaaaataaataaggctGCCAAAAATTAAACTTAGCTTTCAATAAATCCAGTCAGCAGAGGATGCTACagccaaaaatgttttcactacattaaaatgaaacataatgCTGATTATGGAAGCTTTGTACATAAAGtcctctgttttaaaaaaattgtctttaaaatagTTAGCAAAGCACCATATACTTATCTTCATACCAGAAGAGCTTCTGCCTGCCTGTTTATAATAACAAGAACTATTACGACATTTATGTCAAGAATAGGTATAGATTTaacttttcctcctcctcaacTGGAAGTGTGGTAAATCCCAACCAACTGTACAGTATTTATAACACTGGGGCAATGAATGAAACATCATTGTGAGGGAGAGGGGTAATAATTAAATGTTATATAGCTGAATCCTACACAGGATtgcatatttgcatatttaCAAGTTAGTGTGTAGCTCTGACTCGAATAACAAAGTGCAACAAGAAACTGCCAAATGATTGTAGTGCAGAGTACTATAGATACTTTCTTTACCCTCCCACTCCTATTTTTCACTCTGTATGGAGCAACAAGTCAACAGCAACGGACATGTGGCCTTGGAGGAGGCAGTTCTGGTGGGATTTCTGGCTCTGGTTGCAGGGACAGGATACTGTTGGACAACTCATTTCTTATAACATCCAGTGGcatcttaaagaaaagaaaaaatcacctGTAAAGAATCATCTGCACAGAACTCAGCAGGATGAGATAGTTTCAAGAGTTCAGTCACCCAAAGCCTCCATTTAAGGATTTTTAGTTCTTATTAATTAGTGAACTACATTAAAGCAAGTTGTGTTAACAATGTCTTTCAGAAAGAAGTTACAAGACCCTGTTGAAATAAAGtcactttctaaaaataatgacaCATTACAAGAGAACTGCCTGCACGTGAAAACAGGCAAATGTACAGTCAGCCACTGATATAAGTGAAGTTATAGGAAATAGGAAGCATAGCAAATAGGAGCAGATGCTTACCAAATTCAACATCAGTATTAAGTGAAACATACAGCAGTCTGTAAACTGCATCATGCCCACTACGTATTAACCTCTCCTGACAGTGTGCACTTACCCTTCATGTCCTCCCAACACATACAATCAGTGATTCAGTATTTAAACTCTGACCATTTATGTGGTCACAGAAACTATCACCTCAGTATTTTACCTTTTTCAGAATGTCATCAACaagttttagaaatatttcatccACATTAAAATTATCCTTGGCACTTGCTTCACAGAACCGCATCCCAGTTATTTGCTGTGCAAACtgatggaagagaaaataaggtAACTacacaaacagcaacaaacagcAACTATACTTTCCTcataaaacctttaaaaacttttcttgAAATCTGTGAAGGAACTTGAATTCAATTAATAATCCTGAGGTAATCTCTAAGGTACAGCAAATATTGCCAGATATAGCTGATTTTCACTTAGAATTGGTTTAATGGAAAAGTGTGCTACATTTTTCCAGACTTAAATCTGAGAAATTCATGTCTTCAGTTGACGTGGACTACCGCAGATTGCCAAAGAGTAATAACTTCTCAGAAGATTCATTCTCAACCTTATTATTAAATGCAGAAAAGGGGTGTATAGATATAAGAATCAGCCTTGACTCCCTAAAAAAATTCTTAACTTTCAAATGTATGAAAGTGTATGTACTTTTGGagttggaagaaaacaaaaaaacatgaaagcaaaGATGAGCTAAGGAATTGAGTAGCACTCTTGCCTAACCTAAAATAgtactgaaaagcaaatgtcTGGAAGAAGACAAAGATGTTCTGAATGGGCATATTGCTATTTATGCTTCAAGTCTTTACTATAGCCTTTTTCAGCCTACTTGACAAAGACAGGTATCATCTACACTACTGTGTACTGGGGCCAACAATCAGatctgtaggtttttttttttcctctaaacagCAAAGCCATACAGCTCCAGTAAGAAAGCATGTAATCGCACATTGTATAAAAAGTAGTAAATATCATATGGATTTTTACAGAACATCACCACTCTCACTCAGTATGTTCCTTAGGCCTTACAGTTGGAACAAGAACAGCCACAGACTCTCAGCAGCAATGTCACAGCAGTTTTGTTTATAGCTGTAACTCAAAATCTGTTTATACTTGTTCTTACCTTTTCTCCCTGCTGTCGAGAAATCTCTCGATCAACTTCACAGTCCAGTTTATTTCCGACTAATAGAAGCTCTGCATCTTCTGACGCATACTgcaagtaaaacattttaattaactaAACCTAGAAAGATAAGACTTTGTAATGCCAACACAATATTAACAACAAAAAGGGCAATTCCTTTACTATATAAGGACTCATTCTACACAGTTTATTATGGCAAAGTACTTCCGGAACATTTCAAGAATTTTCAACTTCAATTTTTAAACaccaattttaaaacattaactgAGAAACAGTTGTTGTTCCAGTTTGTTTATGAGTGAACATGGTGACTTATTTCACAGAccaaaatacaatatttattcATATCCCAGTGCACAGGCAAATGCATAATGTTACAGATCTCCAATAGCAATTCTAACTAGGACAATTCCAGTCTGAGGATGCAGGAATTGACAACCATTTTGCAAGAAAACACGTAATTATTAAATTCCTCCTAAAAGAATCTAACATAAATTAGCAGTTGTTAGTTTAATAATCCTACACATATACTGTTAAAAGACTTATAGCGTTCCTTTGAGATAAAgcttctcaaaacaaacaaaaaaatgaaaaaaaacatttagagcCTACCTTATCAATCATTTTCATCCATTTTGGTAAATCATCAAATGTTTCCTTCTTGGTGATATCATACACCAAAATAATTCCCTTGGCACTTCTGTAATAAGCTGAGGTAATGCTGTTGAATCTCTCCTGACCTGCTGTGTCCctaagaagcagcagcaaacattGGCACAAACATTTCACTGATTTGCAAAGTACACAATAactttgtttctattttaataaaaacaccCCTCCCACTCATTAGACACTATATTGAAGATCTCTTTCTATATGTGTGAATTTCAGGCAAAAAAATGGAGCAGTACTTTCAATCACAAAAAGTTTTCACATCAGAACTACTTGTTCCATACTAACTTCACCAAGAAAGGCCACCAAACAGTTCTATATGCATCTGAAAATGAAGCTGTCCAATGAAATGaagtttttgtgggttttgctgttattgttattttttaatagccctgaaaaaatgaaaaaagaaatggaaacatgCTTATCAAACTAACACATCTGGACATCCACCTATAAAATAAGCAATGCATCAATCATTACGATTTGAGCTTTCAGAGTCTTTTTGGATCAACCACAGCAATTCAGCTGTGGTTCTAAGTAGCAGAGGCTACTGGCAGAAGTAAATGAAAGAAGCAAGCAGCCACTACATGGCATGgcttctgaaaacagatttttggcTTTCACACTTAGACCTATTCATCTGAGGTGTTAGAAAAGCACTTCCAATCCTCATTTTCATAATTACAGGCATTTCTATCAGGTTGCACTTTACACAGGAGACCGTTTTCCAGAAATGATAGTGCTTTGCCTGTACTAGCTATAGTTTATATTCCAAAGTAGGTGATACAAAGTTCTTTTTTTACTGAACACTGTTATTGAAGATTTTTGGCAGAtatactaaaaaagaaaaaagctggtGTATACTGTAAGTCTTAAAATGTGACTGCTATCATGAGTGGAAAGTTATACAGTGCTACAAAGTGATCGAGTATTTGCTGCTTGAGTTCAGCCCCCAGAATTAATgggtaatttttaatttttactgtaagTTAAAAGATGGCCAAAATTCAGAGTGGATGGGAGAAAATGTGCATCTGCAGGGACTCAGAAGCTCAAAAGAAACTCTACTCAACAGCCACATTTTAGACAAAAGGAGGATGAATTTGGGAATGAGATTAacaatggagagctgaaaacacttgttaccaaaaaaaaaaaaaaagttatgttcaCAAAATGCCACATTGATTGCCCTGAAGAATTCTTTTAGGGTTTATGCAAAACAAGCAGTAGAATAAACTACCACAAACCTATCTTGCTCTTCAAAAAATCTTTAAGGATCTTAAATAAGCAGGTTTAAAAACGAAGCACTTAACTTTCTCCTGAAATTGCCAGAAGTGTACTTGATAGCAACAAAACTTTGCTAGCGACTTCACAAAGTAAACACTGTCTACTAGAAAGAGATTTGAAACGTCTGCCTCGCAGCCTGTGGAAAAATATTGACTAATACTTCACTGCAAGTCAACGTCATCGTGATATGGAGCTGGGGGTAGGGaggctgaagagaaaaaaatggatgcagtaggaatttgattttgtttttagtcATATCCCATTCTCCACTCAAAACCTAAGAATTACATCCAAACAAACCTTTGGGACCCTACAGAAGGTAAAAACAGGTAGCCTGTTTCAAAAAGATCAAGCTCTTAGTATGTCAGAGCAGTTTTAGATGGTTAATTGCTTGCTTTCTTATCACTaatgaagcatttttattaaagcaaTACAAGTTCCGGCAGCTGAAGTCACACAGATAAATATTACTCAAAACAAGTAATTtgattttctcttcccttctttgcTATGGTCAGATTTGGTTTTGACAAGTCCTTTGGAAGTTCCTTCCACGAAGGATTTAAGAACTCTATCACGAACCGTTGATTTTCCACATATGGATAACATTGCTTCGGTGCTTATGAAGAGACTTGTCAGAATTAGGATCTCGTAGAGCAgcctctgccagctgctgctcacCCAGCCGACAGACCAGGTGTGGATGGGATCCCTCCAGCTCCATCACTCTGCGCAGACATACCCGGCTGGCAGGTGGCAGGGCATCCCCCATGTGGCAGAAGGAATGCGCCAAGTCTAGTTGTGGCCAGACTAATGAAAAAAGTTGCCTCTTACGCTGGCCAGTCTTCCCCTCTTCGGTGTGCCCTTCTCAGAACAAAGAAATAGAGGAGCTATTTCAGAGCTGCCTGGCTGGGCCTGCAGGTCCCTGCCGAGGACTTTTAGCAATTCCATCAGAGAGGGGCTACTGCTGAAGTACCAAGTCACTCGTTCATACGTTAGAAAAACAcagggggaaaataaatacactaaCGCTCAACTACCCTGTCTGAAGAGACTAATCGACACGTTAGATAAGCTGAGGTGTAAGCGATGGAGTCAACTACGCAACGTCACTCTCCGCCACTCCAGCTGTCTCCAGCCCCACATTTCCCCCAGCCTGCTGAGTGCTTTATCTCCAAGTCTATCTGGTGTTATCAGCCTCTCCTCACCCCACAACCTCAGGTGCTTGAAACGTTTATAGCattccccagcagctgctcctctccGCCGCCATACCCTCAGGTCCTGCACTCCTCAAAATATCCCACACTTTGTAGTCTGTCTTGCTGGCTAAACAAGACACACTGCACGCTGTGGCTGGTTCAAGAAACCCACAGACAGCCTGGCAGCCCACTACACGTGTTAAAAGGCCAGATGGCCACTAATTGTCACCTGCCAGTCGCACTAATCGTAGCGGGTTATGGCTGACTTTCTTTGCCTTGCTCTAACAGGCGGAGACTTCCACACACTTCACGTAACCAACGCACCGACTGCTGCATCAAATTTAAATGAAACCCGCCAACAGGTTTCTGATTGCAAGCATGATCTTACAACCCTCGTTTCCTTCAAAAACcggaagaaaataaactgaatttgTGGTCTCTAACATTACCGTAACACGGTATTAGAGAAAATTATCTCTGGAATAAGCAGTAATCAACAGGGGGCAGTTAATTTCGAATGCAACCCCAAGCTGGCTGAGTAAGCTGCAGATGGAGTAATCAAGTTGATCTTACACGTGGAAACTTTTGTCTTCTACCAGGTGctatggtcttttttttctttaaaaaaaaaaaaaatgcattaaattcTTCCACCAGTGagtaaaaaaaagtaagtcCTAAAGCAGAGCTGATGTTAAAAGTATATCCACCTTAAATGCCTTCCCTTCACGTACTGTACTGgagaaattaagtttgttataCTATTCTCATCAATATATCACACACTCCCACAGCCAGAGCATTTTAGTAAGGATAGCTACTAAAGAACCAATAGAAAGCTGCAAGAAAAGACAAGAATTATGTAACTGCTCTAACAGTATGCAACTTCATGAATTTTGTGAATGACACTAAGTGCTGCTAGTTCCTTTTTTCTCTGGTAAGAATCGACAGAAAAGAATCACTCAGTCCAATTTCATTCAAACATCACAAGTCCAAACAATAAGTTACTACAACTTGATCAATGATTTGTCATCACTGAGAAAATATAACAGCTGAgtcctttgcttctttttttttaaatactaaaaccagttttcttttattgatttttcaagaacttgttttaatggaaaaaacaatgaTATTTCTAAATCGTACTCACAAACACACGACATATGACTCCTTGACCAACTAcaaactgtaattaaaaaaaatcctcgcttgactgtttttctgcttcagcaACAGAAACTAGACATCActccaaaaatgcaaacaaatgttacactaaacaaaagcaaatgaaaaaaaacaaacgcaCAAAGCCCATTTTCAAGTGTTGACTTGCTGTATTCCCATTATTTCAGACTGCATAGAACACAATACAAATACAGCTGATCTTAATTAAGATACTTTTggataatttttgttttacataaatGTTCTCTATCTAGAATAGTTGCCTGAAAGACAGACTCAAAACTGTCTTTGGCTCTGAAGTTAGACTCATTTTTTAACGAGTGGTGGTGCAAAGTAGCAATAGAGG is from Anser cygnoides isolate HZ-2024a breed goose chromosome 2, Taihu_goose_T2T_genome, whole genome shotgun sequence and encodes:
- the RAB12 gene encoding ras-related protein Rab-12; this translates as MEPGSGLPQRRVAGGGGGLELGAGSAGGSPALSGGQARRRKQPPRPADFKLQVIIIGSRGVGKTSLMERFTDDTFCEACKSTVGVDFKIKTVELRGKKIRLQIWDTAGQERFNSITSAYYRSAKGIILVYDITKKETFDDLPKWMKMIDKYASEDAELLLVGNKLDCEVDREISRQQGEKFAQQITGMRFCEASAKDNFNVDEIFLKLVDDILKKMPLDVIRNELSNSILSLQPEPEIPPELPPPRPHVRCC